A window of Clostridioides sp. ES-S-0010-02 genomic DNA:
GAATGGACAGAGTATATTCAAAATTTATCTTTAGATATAGATGAAACAACTAAGAAAGCTATAATAAATCTTCCAATACCACTATGTATTCTAGAATTTGATGGAAATATATCATGGTATAATGGAAAGTTTTATGATATGATTGGTCAAAAAGATTTACTTGATAAAAATATAGAAGATATAGTTAAAAATCTTAATTTAAGAAAAGTATTAAATGAAAATAAAGAGATGTACACTGAAATAAACTATAAGGATAGAGAATATACAATAGTTTATAATGTTATAAAAAATGATCAAGAAAAAAATCCTAAATATTTAATGATATTATACTGGATAGATAAGACAGAATATTTACAAGTAAAACAAGATTATGATGATGAAAAAGATGCAATGATGTTAATACAAGTAGATGGATATGATGAAGTATTAAAAAGTGCAGCAGAAGATAAGAGAGCTTTAATTAATGTTGAAGTAGAAAAAATACTTTCTGCTTTAGAATTAAATTCAAATGGTGCTTTGAGAAGGACTTCAAAAGATAAATTCTTCTTGGTAATGCATAAAAAAGAGTTAAAAAAATTGGAAGCTGAGAAGTTTTCTATTTTAGATACAATAAGACATATTGATTATGGAAATAATCTTCCTGTTACAATAAGTATAGGAATTGGTATAGATGGAGATACATTAAATGAGAACCTAAAACTTGCTACAGGTGCTCTTGATTTAGCACTTGGTAGAGGAGGAGACCAAGCTGTTGTAAAGACAAAAGATAAGTTTGTATTTTATGGTGGAAAGTCTAAGGCTGTAGAAAAGAAAACAAAAGTAAAATCTAGACTTATAGGTCATGCTCTGAGAGAGGTTATACAAGAAAGCGATCATGTTTATATAATGGGTCATAAATATCCTGACATGGACGCTATGGGAGCCGCAGTTGGGGTTTATGATATATGTAAATCTTGCAATAAGACAGCAAATATAGTTTTACAATCTGTAAATGAATCTATAGAGATATTTATAAACAAAATAAATGAAAGTAATTATTATAAGAAGTTGTTTATTGGAAAAGAGGAGGCTATTGATAACTGTACTAAAAATACACTAGTTGTTGTAGTTGATACTCATAGACCTAATTATACTGAATGTGAAGAACTCTTAAAGTTATCAGAGAAGGTAGTAGTAATAGACCATCATAGAAGAGGTGTAGAGTTTATAAATGATGCAGTGCTTTTATTCCATGAAATATATGTATCTTCAACATGTGAAATGGTTACAGAATTAGTTCAGTATATGGATGAAGAGGTAACAATCAATAAACTTACAGCTGAAGGTCTTTTAGCAGGAATAAGCTTAGATACTAAAAACTTTGCATTTAAAACAGGTGTGAGGACATTTGAAGCTGCTTCTTACCTTAGAAAAGTTGGAGCAGATACAATAGAAGTCAA
This region includes:
- a CDS encoding DHH family phosphoesterase, yielding MSNKQTFKLNMPEINLYIIIIGISSIILLYYNLYVGCLFFCIFAYMVFHNWRTTNIRRHEWTEYIQNLSLDIDETTKKAIINLPIPLCILEFDGNISWYNGKFYDMIGQKDLLDKNIEDIVKNLNLRKVLNENKEMYTEINYKDREYTIVYNVIKNDQEKNPKYLMILYWIDKTEYLQVKQDYDDEKDAMMLIQVDGYDEVLKSAAEDKRALINVEVEKILSALELNSNGALRRTSKDKFFLVMHKKELKKLEAEKFSILDTIRHIDYGNNLPVTISIGIGIDGDTLNENLKLATGALDLALGRGGDQAVVKTKDKFVFYGGKSKAVEKKTKVKSRLIGHALREVIQESDHVYIMGHKYPDMDAMGAAVGVYDICKSCNKTANIVLQSVNESIEIFINKINESNYYKKLFIGKEEAIDNCTKNTLVVVVDTHRPNYTECEELLKLSEKVVVIDHHRRGVEFINDAVLLFHEIYVSSTCEMVTELVQYMDEEVTINKLTAEGLLAGISLDTKNFAFKTGVRTFEAASYLRKVGADTIEVKKFFNSDVKDFIIKAEIIQSTKIINNRICLAYSSTEIDSINVIIAQTADELLNIKEVEASFVLGEKDDTIFISARSLGQINVHVLMEKLGGGGHIDIAGAQLKNVSLKEAYKIVNKIIEEYLEEEE